The following proteins come from a genomic window of Halorussus halophilus:
- a CDS encoding DUF7124 domain-containing protein, protein MNGAGEMTLAFELSALQELADPEAVFTDARRWTEYVGVVSDEPTYVVTNFTRKNRIRQDFFSGPKGKGESLDSVREQFDTDRHVFVGISDEDRELAEDHEWEYLSVEEAAEAAEWTMADDAADDAVEQEEDQRDDWP, encoded by the coding sequence ATGAACGGAGCCGGCGAGATGACCCTCGCCTTCGAACTCTCGGCGTTACAGGAGTTGGCCGACCCGGAAGCGGTGTTCACCGACGCTCGTCGGTGGACCGAGTACGTCGGCGTCGTCTCCGACGAACCGACCTACGTCGTGACGAACTTCACCCGCAAGAACCGCATCCGGCAGGACTTCTTCTCGGGACCGAAGGGCAAGGGCGAGAGCTTAGACAGCGTCCGCGAACAGTTCGACACCGACCGCCACGTCTTCGTCGGCATTAGCGACGAGGACCGCGAGTTGGCCGAGGACCACGAGTGGGAGTACCTCTCGGTCGAGGAAGCGGCCGAAGCGGCCGAGTGGACGATGGCCGACGACGCAGCAGACGACGCGGTCGAACAGGAAGAAGACCAGCGCGACGACTGGCCCTAA
- a CDS encoding 2-oxo acid dehydrogenase subunit E2: protein MSNGGPEHERVSPQQQLTVDYMQMAGHRSNVHGLVEIDVTDTREQIRAIEEATGTDLSFTAFIVYCLAATVKEQPHVHRYRDWRGRIYEFEDVDVNVLVEREVDGDRIGVPHVVRAANRRRVRSIHDEIRRVQADTSNRPEAGIAGLARRLPGLIRRQIWRLPQWFPSRWKDLAGTVAVTSVGMFGTGNGWAISPTNYTLQLTVGGIGTKPRLIDGELQSREYLSLTVTFDHDVVDGAPATRFVQRLGAHLEAGTGLDAPSTE from the coding sequence ATGAGCAATGGGGGCCCCGAACACGAGCGCGTGTCTCCGCAACAGCAGTTGACAGTAGATTACATGCAGATGGCGGGACACCGGAGTAACGTCCACGGACTCGTCGAAATAGACGTCACCGATACACGGGAGCAGATCCGAGCTATCGAAGAAGCGACCGGTACGGACCTTTCGTTTACAGCTTTCATCGTCTACTGCTTGGCAGCCACCGTGAAGGAACAGCCACACGTCCATCGATACCGCGATTGGCGAGGGAGAATCTACGAGTTCGAGGACGTGGATGTAAACGTCCTCGTCGAACGGGAGGTTGACGGCGACCGAATCGGTGTTCCCCACGTCGTCCGGGCGGCGAATCGGCGGAGGGTCCGGTCCATTCACGACGAGATTCGACGTGTCCAAGCAGACACTTCGAACCGTCCCGAGGCCGGAATCGCCGGTCTCGCCCGCCGCCTCCCCGGACTCATCCGCAGACAAATCTGGCGGCTCCCACAGTGGTTTCCGTCACGGTGGAAGGACCTCGCTGGCACCGTCGCAGTCACCTCCGTCGGTATGTTCGGCACCGGAAACGGGTGGGCCATCAGTCCCACGAACTACACCCTCCAACTCACTGTCGGCGGCATCGGAACCAAACCACGCCTGATCGACGGTGAACTCCAGTCCCGGGAGTACCTGAGCCTCACCGTCACCTTCGACCACGACGTCGTGGACGGCGCCCCTGCCACGCGGTTCGTCCAGCGCCTCGGCGCACACTTGGAAGCGGGTACCGGTCTCGACGCCCCATCTACGGAGTGA
- a CDS encoding DUF5815 family protein, translated as MAEPRVPGGRGAELDLPCGESVYVHELDMGMREYDCSCGESHAVVMDIHPPSRFVPEFLVAILQETIDTDDDMGEFGTTHIMGVVLEEFPQEVVSENVEEDQDVGYSLVWVTDFDSRRLHEIVVELLVELMEHAVSHADDDSAMSQFEDDMLDFDVSEFVEEYRRERDFSGPHDTAA; from the coding sequence ATGGCAGAACCGCGCGTTCCGGGCGGCCGCGGGGCCGAACTCGACCTCCCCTGCGGCGAGTCGGTCTACGTCCACGAACTCGACATGGGGATGCGGGAGTACGACTGTTCGTGTGGCGAGAGCCACGCCGTCGTCATGGACATCCACCCGCCGTCTCGTTTCGTTCCCGAATTTCTGGTCGCTATCTTGCAGGAGACCATCGATACCGACGACGACATGGGCGAGTTCGGCACGACCCACATCATGGGCGTCGTCTTGGAGGAGTTTCCTCAAGAAGTCGTCAGCGAGAACGTCGAAGAAGACCAAGACGTGGGCTACTCGCTGGTCTGGGTGACGGACTTCGACTCGCGCCGCCTCCACGAAATCGTCGTGGAGTTGTTGGTCGAACTGATGGAACACGCCGTCTCCCACGCCGACGACGATTCGGCGATGTCGCAGTTCGAAGACGACATGCTAGACTTCGACGTGAGCGAGTTCGTCGAGGAGTATCGGCGCGAGCGGGACTTCTCGGGACCGCACGACACGGCCGCTTGA
- a CDS encoding diacylglycerol/lipid kinase family protein yields MTTDGVGTVGDLSASDESVDSRSTRDSERDRALVLNPVSGDGKHQEQVRGLADEYGFTILETQREGEAIEFGRLLGEAGTDLVAAAGGDGTLNEVARGLDAANALEGTTFGVVPTGTGNNFAQNVGVESVEHAFEVLERGDRHRIDLGTGDDWLFLNSCVAGVTAEASASTTPEMKDRLGVLAYVITGLRTVTEFDGLPLSVEALGPEGGDTWTGDAVTVLVGNARRFPAEGRSQANCEDGLLDVTIVEQMPPRNLLEEAAVQRLFGDETEHVTHLEAAKLQLDVRQEDPIGFSFDGEIGNYSSLSLGTRPKTLNLCVGETYESDPL; encoded by the coding sequence ATGACTACTGACGGGGTCGGAACGGTGGGCGACCTGAGCGCGTCCGACGAAAGCGTCGATTCGCGTTCGACTCGCGACAGCGAGCGCGACCGCGCACTCGTTCTCAACCCAGTCAGCGGTGACGGAAAGCACCAAGAGCAGGTCCGGGGCCTCGCAGACGAGTACGGATTTACGATTCTCGAAACGCAACGCGAGGGCGAAGCCATCGAGTTCGGCCGATTACTCGGCGAGGCTGGTACCGACCTCGTCGCGGCGGCGGGCGGCGACGGCACACTCAACGAAGTCGCTCGCGGGTTGGACGCCGCAAACGCACTGGAGGGGACGACGTTCGGCGTCGTCCCGACCGGCACCGGCAACAACTTCGCACAGAACGTCGGCGTCGAGAGCGTCGAACACGCGTTCGAAGTCCTCGAACGCGGCGACCGCCATCGAATCGACCTCGGGACCGGTGACGACTGGCTCTTCCTGAACTCCTGCGTCGCAGGCGTCACTGCCGAAGCGAGCGCTTCGACCACGCCGGAGATGAAAGACCGCCTCGGCGTGCTAGCGTACGTCATCACGGGCCTGCGAACCGTCACGGAGTTCGACGGACTGCCACTGTCGGTCGAAGCACTCGGGCCGGAGGGAGGAGATACGTGGACGGGCGACGCGGTCACGGTACTGGTCGGCAACGCCCGTCGATTTCCGGCGGAAGGTCGCTCGCAGGCCAACTGCGAGGACGGCTTGCTGGACGTGACCATCGTCGAGCAGATGCCGCCGAGAAATCTGCTCGAAGAGGCCGCGGTCCAGCGGTTGTTCGGCGACGAGACCGAACACGTCACGCATCTCGAAGCCGCGAAGTTACAACTCGACGTTCGACAAGAAGACCCCATCGGATTCAGTTTCGACGGCGAAATCGGGAACTACAGTTCGCTGTCGCTCGGAACGCGGCCGAAGACGCTGAACCTCTGCGTCGGTGAAACGTACGAGTCAGACCCTCTGTAA
- a CDS encoding cupin domain-containing protein — MGFDRYPDLDPADGEILDAELAVTDDVLVKAFALGPGAELSAHEHADETNVFHVLEGRVVVIQDGEEEEIAAPGVVLHERGVEHGARNESDDRAILTASLCPLPS, encoded by the coding sequence ATGGGCTTCGACCGCTATCCCGACCTCGACCCTGCCGACGGAGAGATTTTAGACGCCGAACTGGCCGTCACCGACGACGTACTCGTGAAAGCGTTCGCGCTCGGTCCCGGAGCAGAGCTCTCTGCGCACGAACACGCCGACGAGACGAACGTGTTTCACGTCTTGGAGGGACGGGTGGTCGTGATTCAGGACGGCGAGGAAGAGGAGATTGCTGCGCCCGGCGTCGTCCTGCACGAGCGCGGCGTCGAACACGGTGCCCGAAACGAGAGTGACGACCGGGCGATTCTGACTGCGAGTCTCTGTCCACTCCCGTCGTAG
- a CDS encoding Lrp/AsnC family transcriptional regulator, with translation MDELDRQILSILRRDARKPYTEIAESVGTSEGTVRNRVERMTEDDIIERFTVATQTGNVKAMIELDVAVDVNTSNLGGTVAEWDEVDFVWQVSGEEDIVLVVDAADTQSVNQLITRARELEEVVNTKTRLILDEKLG, from the coding sequence ATGGACGAACTCGACCGTCAAATCCTCTCCATCCTGCGGCGAGACGCCCGAAAACCCTACACAGAGATAGCCGAATCCGTCGGAACTTCGGAAGGCACCGTCCGCAATCGCGTCGAGCGGATGACCGAGGACGACATCATCGAACGATTCACCGTCGCCACCCAGACCGGGAACGTCAAAGCTATGATAGAATTGGACGTGGCCGTGGACGTGAACACTTCCAACCTCGGCGGGACAGTCGCCGAGTGGGACGAAGTAGACTTCGTCTGGCAAGTCAGCGGCGAGGAAGACATCGTACTGGTGGTGGACGCCGCCGACACCCAGAGCGTCAATCAACTCATCACGCGTGCGCGCGAACTCGAAGAGGTCGTCAACACGAAGACGCGACTGATTCTGGACGAGAAGTTGGGGTGA
- a CDS encoding SDR family oxidoreductase, protein MGDIERVLVAGATGRTGREILRYLGGTDLEVVALTRDDDARGELLAHGADEVVLGDLLEPRDAARAVRGCDAVLCAVGSGAAIDPILGRELVDGQGVENLVNAAVAAEVEAFVFESSIGVGDSAGMLPTSFRLLLRPFLNAKNEAEATLRTSGLRYTIVRPGGLTNDAATEDVLVGEGGATVTGSVPWADVARLMIAALFTPETANRTFEVVSRSGSRGTPRGLVELDWQYPERPDDVTEVPVEDADEAN, encoded by the coding sequence ATGGGGGACATCGAACGCGTTCTCGTCGCGGGGGCGACGGGGCGCACCGGCAGGGAAATTCTGCGCTACCTCGGCGGCACAGACCTCGAAGTCGTCGCGCTCACGCGCGACGACGACGCACGCGGGGAACTGCTCGCGCACGGTGCCGACGAAGTCGTTCTGGGCGACCTGCTCGAACCGAGAGACGCCGCCCGCGCAGTGCGTGGCTGTGACGCCGTTCTCTGTGCGGTCGGGAGCGGGGCGGCCATCGACCCGATTCTCGGCCGAGAACTCGTAGACGGGCAGGGAGTCGAGAATCTGGTCAACGCCGCCGTCGCCGCGGAAGTCGAGGCGTTCGTCTTCGAGAGTTCCATCGGCGTGGGCGACTCGGCAGGGATGCTCCCGACCAGCTTTCGTCTGCTACTCCGTCCGTTCCTGAACGCCAAGAACGAGGCCGAAGCGACGCTCCGAACCTCGGGGCTCAGATACACCATCGTTCGACCGGGTGGTCTGACGAACGACGCCGCGACCGAGGACGTGCTGGTCGGCGAAGGCGGCGCGACAGTTACGGGGTCGGTTCCGTGGGCGGACGTCGCTCGATTGATGATCGCCGCGCTGTTCACGCCCGAGACCGCGAATCGGACGTTCGAAGTTGTCTCGCGGTCGGGGTCGCGCGGGACGCCACGTGGACTGGTCGAGTTGGACTGGCAGTATCCCGAGCGACCAGACGACGTGACGGAGGTACCGGTCGAAGACGCGGACGAAGCGAACTGA
- a CDS encoding metallophosphoesterase family protein: protein MNEGSGDHLPRHELPAEFGDLRAQDDASHTDEPAMLARFARPRTETRTTLAIVSDPHVSTAKEETWKVFHRTERRLRAAVTDIEARDVDGVVFAGDLTEDGRPADFELVADVLSDLRVPFVAVPGNHDVPKDFDDHETPPISDFQADFTPGELPFHERIGGVDVLGLNSASNPDGSLDDCHGGEVSPTQLDWLDNTLPETETPIVVSHHNMAGLADRTDADPAILHSPLGDDEEFTETLARHDAALHLSGHVHLPAVTENRGVRGAVVPALCSFPQAYTLLEVGPDGTTLRIVPVADREGVAESYRLAQSHSARSRGVSNVVAEQLADLPLVDERAPREAHTGDFGKAKTPLARLD, encoded by the coding sequence ATGAACGAGGGTAGTGGGGACCACCTACCGAGACACGAACTGCCTGCCGAATTTGGGGACTTACGAGCGCAGGACGACGCGTCACACACCGACGAACCGGCGATGCTCGCACGTTTCGCCCGCCCGCGAACCGAGACGAGGACGACGCTCGCAATCGTCTCGGACCCGCACGTTTCGACGGCGAAGGAGGAGACGTGGAAAGTGTTCCACCGGACCGAGCGACGACTGCGCGCCGCCGTTACGGACATCGAAGCACGCGACGTGGACGGCGTCGTCTTCGCTGGCGACCTGACCGAAGACGGCCGACCGGCGGACTTCGAGTTGGTCGCCGACGTGCTGTCGGATTTGCGCGTGCCGTTCGTCGCCGTCCCCGGCAACCACGACGTACCCAAGGATTTCGACGACCACGAGACGCCTCCGATTTCGGATTTCCAAGCCGACTTCACGCCCGGCGAACTCCCCTTCCACGAGCGAATCGGTGGCGTGGACGTACTCGGACTGAACAGCGCGTCGAATCCCGACGGGTCGCTCGACGACTGCCACGGCGGCGAGGTTTCGCCCACGCAACTCGATTGGCTCGACAACACGCTCCCCGAGACCGAGACGCCCATCGTCGTCAGCCACCACAACATGGCGGGCCTCGCCGACCGAACCGACGCTGACCCGGCCATTCTGCACTCGCCGCTCGGTGACGATGAGGAGTTCACCGAGACACTCGCGCGCCACGACGCCGCGCTCCACCTCTCGGGGCACGTCCACCTGCCAGCAGTCACCGAGAACCGAGGCGTCCGCGGGGCCGTCGTTCCGGCGCTCTGTTCGTTCCCGCAGGCGTACACCTTGCTGGAAGTCGGTCCGGACGGAACGACGCTTCGAATCGTGCCGGTCGCCGACCGCGAGGGCGTCGCGGAGTCGTATCGACTCGCCCAAAGTCACTCCGCGCGTAGTCGGGGCGTCTCGAACGTGGTCGCCGAGCAGTTAGCCGACCTGCCGCTCGTTGACGAACGCGCGCCCCGAGAGGCGCACACCGGTGACTTCGGAAAGGCGAAGACGCCGCTCGCGCGACTGGACTGA
- a CDS encoding Vms1/Ankzf1 family peptidyl-tRNA hydrolase has translation MLDALLGRAELKERIEALQEEKRHLERQLDAEQERRSEAATARQEAEQRVNRLEDRIAELEDRVERHERDESDLDFRGVETVRGDRLAAILNRLDSVETGPEGALTTMVDAEGGVPDEVTKAFGDHSPLVGRAAPCVALADDAGLVSAALVPRVAPDPFVSWSDGFELDRSWFLPTGTSALALVRSDLFALGVYDGAEREQFEGFESDVKGDHSKGGFSQGRFERRRDAQIEEHLEKCEDAIAEVTDEVERLFVVGEGTLLGEFEDDALVTKSVDATGKPKDALEDAFREFWTTRLYRI, from the coding sequence ATGCTGGACGCGTTGCTCGGGCGCGCAGAACTCAAAGAGCGCATCGAAGCCCTCCAAGAGGAGAAGCGACATCTCGAACGGCAACTCGACGCCGAACAGGAACGCCGGTCGGAGGCCGCGACCGCCAGACAGGAGGCCGAACAACGGGTCAATCGACTGGAAGACCGTATCGCCGAGTTGGAAGATAGGGTAGAACGCCACGAACGCGACGAGTCGGACCTTGACTTCCGTGGCGTCGAGACAGTGCGAGGCGACCGTCTCGCCGCCATTCTAAACCGCCTCGACTCCGTCGAGACCGGGCCCGAAGGTGCGCTGACGACCATGGTCGATGCCGAGGGCGGCGTTCCAGACGAAGTGACGAAAGCGTTCGGCGACCATTCGCCGCTGGTCGGCCGGGCCGCACCCTGCGTCGCTCTCGCGGACGACGCCGGACTGGTCAGTGCTGCGCTCGTTCCCCGCGTCGCACCCGACCCGTTCGTCTCGTGGAGCGACGGGTTCGAACTCGACCGCTCGTGGTTCCTTCCCACCGGAACGTCCGCGCTCGCACTCGTCCGTTCGGACCTGTTCGCGCTCGGCGTCTACGACGGTGCAGAGCGCGAGCAGTTCGAGGGCTTCGAGAGCGACGTGAAAGGCGACCACTCGAAGGGCGGGTTCTCGCAGGGCCGCTTCGAACGGCGGCGGGACGCTCAAATCGAGGAGCATCTGGAGAAGTGCGAAGACGCCATTGCAGAAGTGACGGACGAGGTCGAGCGCCTGTTCGTCGTCGGGGAGGGCACGCTACTCGGCGAGTTCGAGGACGACGCGCTCGTGACGAAATCAGTCGATGCGACAGGGAAGCCAAAAGATGCGTTGGAAGATGCGTTCCGCGAGTTCTGGACGACGCGACTCTATCGAATCTAA
- a CDS encoding DUF7120 family protein, with translation MPQVEISLSDDVDMQIDQLVTQDEFVDRQEAVEEMLALGIKEHQVTMESSEPDEMEFADEMMETGDRSLGGDDEGYRF, from the coding sequence ATGCCTCAGGTGGAAATTTCGCTGTCGGACGACGTGGACATGCAAATCGACCAGCTCGTCACGCAGGACGAGTTCGTCGATAGGCAAGAAGCAGTCGAGGAGATGCTGGCACTCGGCATCAAGGAACATCAGGTGACGATGGAGAGTAGCGAACCCGACGAGATGGAGTTCGCAGACGAGATGATGGAGACGGGCGACCGCTCGCTCGGCGGCGACGACGAAGGCTACCGCTTCTAA
- the carA gene encoding glutamine-hydrolyzing carbamoyl-phosphate synthase small subunit gives MSDAYVALEGGSVVEARCRSPGTARGELVFTTAYTGYEESLTDPSYEEQILTFSYPLIGNYGVREERFESSRVHPRAVVARELTEDVADWMTEEDVPAIDHLDTRDLVGEIREGGAMKCGIAAGPDATPADAKAELADCKGMSEHTEIGEQVSVTRRKTYNPEGDTDVALVDCGAKDSIIESLVERDATVHVLPHDTSTAAVSNLEPDVLFVSNGPGDPVNFEAAQHLVSEFAGEVPLAGICLGQQIIAAALGGTTEKMDFGHRGVNQPVRDLRTDKVVMTTQNHGYTVADPGRLDVTQVNVNDDTPEGLESEELDIITRQYHPEANPGPHDTLDFFDDVLDMTGRRTPVAAD, from the coding sequence ATGTCGGACGCGTACGTAGCACTGGAGGGTGGCAGCGTCGTGGAGGCACGCTGTCGCTCGCCGGGTACGGCCCGCGGAGAACTCGTATTTACAACCGCCTATACAGGGTACGAAGAGAGTCTCACCGACCCTTCCTACGAGGAGCAGATCCTCACCTTCTCGTACCCCCTCATCGGAAACTACGGCGTGCGAGAGGAACGATTCGAGAGTAGTCGCGTCCACCCCCGCGCGGTCGTCGCGCGCGAACTGACCGAGGACGTGGCCGACTGGATGACCGAGGAAGACGTGCCCGCCATCGACCACCTCGACACGCGCGACCTCGTCGGCGAGATTCGAGAGGGCGGTGCGATGAAGTGTGGCATCGCCGCCGGTCCCGACGCCACTCCAGCGGACGCGAAAGCCGAACTCGCCGACTGCAAGGGCATGAGCGAACACACCGAAATCGGTGAGCAGGTCAGCGTCACCCGCCGCAAGACGTACAACCCCGAGGGCGACACCGACGTGGCGCTCGTGGACTGCGGTGCCAAAGACAGTATCATCGAGTCGCTGGTCGAGCGCGACGCGACCGTCCACGTCCTTCCCCACGACACGTCCACCGCCGCCGTGTCGAACCTCGAACCGGACGTGCTGTTCGTCTCGAACGGCCCCGGCGACCCTGTGAACTTCGAAGCGGCCCAGCACCTCGTCTCGGAGTTCGCTGGCGAAGTCCCGCTCGCGGGCATCTGTCTCGGCCAGCAGATCATCGCCGCCGCGCTCGGCGGCACCACCGAGAAGATGGACTTCGGCCATCGCGGTGTCAACCAACCGGTGCGCGACCTCCGCACGGACAAGGTCGTCATGACGACCCAGAACCATGGCTACACGGTCGCCGACCCCGGCCGACTCGACGTGACGCAGGTCAACGTCAACGACGATACGCCGGAAGGCCTGGAGAGCGAGGAACTGGACATCATCACGCGCCAGTACCACCCCGAAGCCAACCCCGGCCCGCACGACACGCTCGACTTCTTCGACGACGTGCTCGACATGACCGGGCGTCGAACGCCAGTGGCCGCGGACTAA
- a CDS encoding MBL fold metallo-hydrolase, with protein MRGTETQTATELSEGVWWLDLGSVNCYVVEDGDELVLVDAGMPWNATDIRDGIRDTGHTVRDVSRVLVTHFDLDHVGALSKLGLDAPVYVGREDAYVLAGERRPTWQNHKGLLQRVATTFVATPDLPIRLVDDGDEIGSFTAYHTPGHSPGHVVYVAQNPSVALLGDLVAESDGALEPTAKIIDYDYRELKASILDLADRAPDFAVAAMGHGTPFVRRGGERLQEVAARIDVSSKAPRPPRRPTAATDR; from the coding sequence ATGCGGGGGACCGAAACACAGACTGCGACCGAACTGAGCGAGGGGGTCTGGTGGCTCGACCTCGGGAGCGTCAACTGCTACGTGGTCGAAGACGGCGACGAACTGGTACTGGTAGACGCCGGGATGCCGTGGAATGCGACCGACATCCGCGACGGCATTCGGGACACCGGACACACCGTGCGGGACGTGTCTCGGGTCCTCGTCACCCACTTCGACCTCGACCACGTGGGCGCACTGTCGAAACTCGGACTCGACGCGCCGGTCTACGTCGGCCGGGAAGACGCCTACGTCCTCGCCGGCGAGCGAAGACCGACGTGGCAGAACCACAAAGGACTGCTCCAGCGGGTAGCCACCACCTTCGTCGCGACGCCCGATCTGCCGATTCGACTGGTAGACGACGGCGACGAAATCGGTTCGTTCACCGCCTACCACACGCCCGGCCACTCGCCGGGACACGTCGTCTACGTCGCCCAGAATCCGAGTGTCGCGCTGTTAGGCGACTTGGTCGCCGAGAGCGACGGGGCACTCGAACCGACTGCGAAGATTATCGACTACGACTACAGAGAACTGAAAGCGAGCATCCTCGACCTCGCCGACCGAGCGCCCGATTTCGCCGTGGCCGCGATGGGCCACGGGACGCCGTTCGTCCGACGAGGTGGCGAGCGACTGCAAGAAGTAGCCGCGCGAATCGACGTTAGCTCGAAAGCTCCTCGGCCACCGCGTCGGCCGACAGCAGCGACGGATCGATGA
- a CDS encoding CehA/McbA family metallohydrolase codes for MYAVDLHAHTRFFHGHDRAAQYFDPVGVRLLAGTARLRNLDAVATTNHDYYRAFDVESSLAQTIPGIEVTTTRGHVLVVGPDPPEQTEPDELTPEETVEMAHDRGCAAIIAHPYRNSTVKDVEVDFDAIEINGKHPRTEEWVRKLAERHELPLTGGSDAHYPVEVGRAYTLVDAEELTPESVVSAIRDGRIEPRVHYGPFNRLLRTFYRRIHEGKGYLQTPDWLDSPGVGEPPTQESNDD; via the coding sequence GTGTACGCCGTCGATCTTCACGCCCACACTAGGTTCTTCCACGGACACGACCGGGCCGCCCAGTACTTCGACCCAGTGGGCGTACGCCTGCTCGCGGGAACGGCACGCCTCCGGAACTTAGACGCAGTGGCGACGACGAACCACGACTACTATCGCGCGTTCGACGTAGAAAGTTCGCTCGCGCAGACGATTCCCGGCATCGAGGTGACGACCACGCGCGGGCACGTCCTCGTCGTCGGGCCGGACCCACCGGAACAGACCGAACCGGACGAACTCACTCCCGAGGAGACCGTCGAGATGGCTCACGACAGAGGCTGTGCGGCCATCATCGCCCATCCATACAGAAATAGCACCGTCAAGGACGTAGAAGTGGACTTCGACGCCATCGAAATCAACGGCAAGCACCCCCGGACCGAAGAGTGGGTTCGCAAGTTGGCGGAACGGCACGAACTTCCCCTCACTGGTGGGAGCGACGCCCACTACCCCGTCGAAGTCGGGCGCGCCTACACCCTGGTAGACGCCGAGGAGCTGACTCCCGAGAGCGTCGTCAGCGCGATTCGAGACGGCCGCATCGAGCCGCGGGTCCACTACGGCCCGTTCAATCGACTCCTTCGGACGTTCTACCGTCGGATTCACGAGGGGAAAGGCTACTTGCAGACGCCAGATTGGCTCGACTCGCCTGGCGTGGGTGAACCGCCGACCCAAGAGTCGAACGACGACTGA
- a CDS encoding DUF7126 family protein, with translation MKAIVAGTDDHELGEALETEGVEVTRVEGIPPRPQLEEAGITDADVFVLTDAAGATAISIAKDLNEDVQVVVYADDSVPDFARGQADLIIDPSLLSADAVAEELSS, from the coding sequence ATGAAGGCAATCGTCGCAGGTACGGACGACCACGAACTGGGCGAGGCCCTCGAAACCGAGGGCGTCGAAGTGACGCGCGTCGAGGGCATCCCTCCTCGGCCGCAGCTCGAAGAGGCTGGCATCACCGACGCCGACGTGTTCGTCCTCACGGACGCCGCTGGTGCGACGGCCATCTCGATTGCGAAGGACCTGAACGAGGACGTGCAGGTCGTCGTCTACGCAGACGACAGCGTGCCGGACTTCGCGCGCGGACAGGCCGACCTCATCATCGATCCGTCGCTGCTGTCGGCCGACGCGGTGGCCGAGGAGCTTTCGAGCTAA